Proteins encoded in a region of the Streptomyces sp. PCS3-D2 genome:
- a CDS encoding class II 3-deoxy-7-phosphoheptulonate synthase: MYEVTVNAENQAPAAKATWRDLPAAQQPSYPDAEALRAVVADLESYPPLVFAGECDQLRARLGAVAKGEAFLLQGGDCAEAFDGVSADHIRAKLKTLLQMSAVLTYAASVPVVKVGRIAGQYSKPRSKDTETRDGVTLPTYRGDSVNGFAFTEEARVPDPERLKRMYHASASTLNLVRAFTTGGYADLRQVHAWNQDFVKSSPSGQRYEQLAREIDNALNFMKACGTDPAEFKAVEFYASHEALLLDYEGALTRTDSRTGKLYDTSGHMVWIGERTRQLDHAHIEFCSQITNPIGIKLGPTTTVDEALTYIDRLDPEREPGRLTFVVRMGADKVRDKLPELVEKVTASGATVAWVTDPMHGNTFEAASGHKTRRFDDVLDEVKGFFEVHKALGTHPGGIHVELTGDDVTECVGGGDEIFVDDLHQRYETACDPRLNRSQSLDLAFLVAELYRD, encoded by the coding sequence GTGTACGAGGTGACCGTGAACGCTGAAAACCAAGCCCCCGCCGCCAAGGCGACCTGGCGAGACCTTCCCGCGGCGCAGCAGCCTTCGTACCCCGATGCCGAGGCTCTGCGCGCTGTCGTCGCGGACCTCGAATCGTATCCTCCGCTCGTTTTCGCGGGTGAGTGCGACCAGCTGCGTGCCCGTCTGGGAGCCGTCGCCAAGGGCGAGGCGTTCCTGCTCCAGGGCGGCGACTGCGCCGAGGCCTTCGACGGCGTCTCCGCCGACCACATCCGGGCCAAGCTCAAGACGCTGCTCCAGATGAGTGCTGTTCTGACGTACGCGGCGTCCGTACCGGTCGTCAAGGTCGGCCGGATCGCCGGGCAGTACTCCAAGCCGCGCTCCAAGGACACCGAGACCCGCGACGGCGTGACCCTGCCGACCTACCGCGGCGACTCCGTCAACGGCTTCGCCTTCACCGAGGAGGCGCGCGTCCCGGACCCCGAGCGGCTGAAGCGCATGTACCACGCCTCCGCCTCCACGCTCAACCTGGTGCGCGCCTTCACCACCGGTGGTTACGCCGACCTGCGCCAGGTGCACGCCTGGAACCAGGACTTCGTGAAGTCCTCCCCGTCCGGTCAGCGGTACGAGCAGCTGGCCCGGGAGATCGACAACGCGCTGAACTTCATGAAGGCCTGTGGCACCGACCCGGCCGAGTTCAAGGCGGTGGAGTTCTACGCCTCCCACGAGGCGCTGCTGCTGGACTACGAGGGCGCGCTGACGCGCACCGACTCGCGCACCGGCAAGCTGTACGACACCTCCGGCCACATGGTGTGGATCGGTGAGCGCACCCGTCAGCTGGACCACGCGCACATCGAGTTCTGCTCGCAGATCACCAACCCGATCGGCATCAAGCTCGGCCCCACCACCACGGTGGACGAGGCGCTGACCTACATCGACCGCCTGGACCCCGAGCGCGAGCCGGGCCGGCTGACCTTCGTCGTCCGCATGGGCGCCGACAAGGTCCGCGACAAGCTCCCCGAGCTGGTCGAGAAGGTCACGGCCTCGGGCGCGACGGTCGCCTGGGTGACCGACCCGATGCACGGCAACACCTTCGAGGCGGCCTCCGGCCACAAGACGCGCCGTTTCGACGACGTGCTCGACGAGGTCAAGGGCTTCTTCGAGGTGCACAAGGCGCTGGGCACCCACCCGGGCGGCATCCACGTCGAGCTGACCGGTGACGACGTCACCGAGTGCGTGGGCGGCGGCGACGAGATCTTCGTCGACGACCTGCACCAGCGCTACGAGACGGCCTGCGACCCGCGGCTCAACCGCAGCCAGTCGCTGGACCTGGCGTTCCTGGTGGCGGAGCTCTACCGCGACTAG
- a CDS encoding bacterioferritin-associated ferredoxin, producing the protein MARRTAQRQEVNRVYVCSCFGITDQQVKEHAAAGACTPRQIASATKAGTDCGSCVRTIQGILGRGACPRRELLEKGGAVSVLAADPEATPSPELAEAA; encoded by the coding sequence ATGGCTCGCCGCACCGCTCAGCGCCAGGAGGTGAACCGCGTGTACGTCTGCTCTTGCTTCGGGATCACCGACCAGCAGGTCAAGGAGCACGCGGCTGCCGGGGCCTGCACGCCCCGCCAGATCGCCTCGGCCACCAAGGCCGGCACCGACTGCGGCTCCTGCGTGCGCACCATCCAGGGCATCCTCGGCCGCGGGGCGTGCCCGCGCAGGGAGCTGCTGGAGAAGGGCGGCGCGGTGTCCGTGCTCGCGGCCGACCCGGAGGCGACGCCCTCGCCCGAGCTGGCGGAAGCGGCCTAG
- the bfr gene encoding bacterioferritin, which translates to MQGDPEVLEFLNEQLTGELTAINQYWLHYRIQDNKGWTKLAKYTREESIDEMKHADKLTERILMLDGLPNYQRLFHVRVGQTITEMFQADRQVEVEAIDRLKRGIEVMRGKGDITSARLFEEILEDEEHHIDYLDTQLELIESLGEALYIAQLIEQPS; encoded by the coding sequence ATGCAGGGCGACCCCGAGGTCCTTGAGTTTCTGAACGAGCAGCTGACCGGCGAGCTGACGGCCATCAACCAGTACTGGCTGCACTACCGCATCCAGGACAACAAGGGCTGGACCAAGCTCGCCAAGTACACGCGTGAAGAGTCCATCGACGAGATGAAGCACGCGGACAAGCTCACCGAGCGCATCCTGATGCTGGACGGCCTGCCGAACTACCAGCGCCTCTTCCACGTGCGCGTCGGGCAGACCATCACCGAGATGTTCCAGGCGGACCGCCAGGTCGAGGTCGAGGCCATCGACCGGCTGAAGCGGGGCATCGAGGTCATGCGCGGGAAGGGTGACATCACCTCGGCCCGCCTCTTCGAGGAGATCCTGGAGGACGAGGAGCACCACATCGACTACCTCGACACCCAGCTGGAGCTCATCGAGTCCCTGGGCGAGGCGCTCTACATCGCGCAGCTGATCGAGCAGCCGAGCTGA
- a CDS encoding sulfite oxidase-like oxidoreductase, with product MGQPESRESPGAEQLELPPGQRLQKGWPVTHYGPVPKFKPDRWEFRVFGATADGDKHCWNHEEFTALPFASVVADLHCVTKFSMQGAEWGGVLAREVLALAPPAPQVTHVMVWAEYGFSSNLRLADFASDRTVFATHQGGELLTAEHGFPVRLVVPHLYAWKGPKWVRGIEYMTADRRGFWEERGYHNIGDPWREQRYSYQEEPGEGPEL from the coding sequence ATGGGTCAGCCGGAAAGCCGGGAATCTCCGGGAGCAGAGCAGCTGGAGCTTCCACCGGGGCAGCGGCTGCAGAAGGGCTGGCCGGTCACCCACTATGGTCCCGTGCCCAAGTTCAAGCCGGACCGCTGGGAGTTCCGGGTCTTCGGCGCCACCGCCGACGGTGACAAGCACTGCTGGAACCACGAGGAGTTCACGGCGCTGCCGTTCGCCTCCGTCGTGGCGGACCTGCACTGCGTCACGAAGTTCAGCATGCAGGGCGCGGAATGGGGCGGTGTGCTCGCCCGCGAGGTGCTGGCCCTGGCGCCTCCCGCACCGCAGGTCACCCACGTGATGGTGTGGGCCGAGTACGGCTTCAGCTCCAACCTGAGGCTGGCCGACTTCGCATCCGACCGGACCGTCTTCGCCACCCACCAGGGCGGTGAACTGCTCACCGCCGAGCACGGTTTCCCCGTCCGGCTGGTGGTCCCGCACCTGTACGCCTGGAAGGGCCCCAAGTGGGTCCGCGGCATCGAGTACATGACCGCCGACCGCCGGGGCTTCTGGGAGGAGCGCGGCTACCACAACATCGGCGACCCCTGGCGCGAGCAGCGCTACTCGTACCAGGAGGAGCCGGGGGAGGGCCCCGAACTCTAG
- a CDS encoding DUF4396 domain-containing protein, whose translation MEQTHEGHDHRHHPHDEHHPHDQQGHGQAHGHGGVGGVDWAAAARATLHCLTGCAIGEVLGMVIGTALGWGNVSTMILAIILAFFFGYALTLRGILAAGVGLGAAVRVALAADTLSIAVMELIDNGVIALWPGAMDAHVSDPKFWIVLVVALAAAFVITTPVNKWMIGRGMGHAVVHQYHH comes from the coding sequence ATGGAGCAGACGCACGAAGGGCACGACCACCGGCACCACCCGCACGACGAGCACCACCCGCACGACCAGCAGGGCCACGGCCAGGCTCACGGCCATGGCGGCGTCGGCGGGGTCGACTGGGCGGCGGCCGCCCGGGCCACCCTGCACTGCCTCACAGGATGCGCCATCGGTGAGGTTCTCGGGATGGTCATCGGCACCGCCCTGGGCTGGGGGAACGTCTCGACGATGATCCTCGCGATCATCCTCGCCTTCTTCTTCGGCTACGCACTCACCCTGCGCGGGATCCTCGCCGCCGGCGTCGGCCTGGGGGCGGCCGTCCGGGTGGCCCTCGCCGCGGACACCCTGTCGATCGCCGTCATGGAGTTGATCGACAACGGGGTGATCGCACTGTGGCCGGGCGCGATGGACGCGCACGTGTCGGACCCGAAGTTCTGGATCGTCCTGGTGGTCGCGCTGGCGGCCGCCTTCGTGATCACGACGCCGGTCAACAAGTGGATGATCGGCCGCGGCATGGGTCACGCGGTCGTCCACCAGTACCACCACTGA
- a CDS encoding deoxyribonuclease IV: MVRNPVGGHVPVAGGLASVGLAYAREMGAEAVQVFVANPRGWATPVGNPAQDERFREECAREGIPAYVHAPYLINFGSHTAATVERSVESLRHSLRRARRIGALGVVVHTGSATGGRPREAAYEQVREYMLPLLDELTHDDDPFLLLESTAGQGSSLCSLAEDFGPYFDALRHHPKLGICLDTCHVFAAGHDLAEPGGTKVTLDLLVDTVGEGRLKLVHANDSKEGVGAHKDRHANIGQGHIGRDAFAELCTHPAMDGVPLIIETPGGKEGHAADVALLKELRGAQ, from the coding sequence GTGGTACGCAATCCAGTGGGCGGACATGTCCCCGTCGCGGGCGGTCTGGCCTCGGTCGGGCTGGCGTACGCCCGGGAGATGGGCGCCGAGGCCGTCCAGGTCTTCGTCGCCAATCCGCGCGGCTGGGCCACCCCGGTCGGCAATCCGGCGCAGGACGAACGGTTCCGCGAGGAGTGCGCGCGGGAGGGCATCCCCGCGTACGTGCACGCGCCGTATCTGATCAACTTCGGCTCGCACACCGCCGCCACCGTGGAGAGGTCGGTGGAGTCCCTGCGGCACTCGCTGCGCCGGGCCCGGCGGATCGGCGCGCTCGGGGTGGTCGTCCATACCGGCTCCGCGACCGGCGGTCGCCCGCGGGAGGCGGCGTACGAGCAGGTCAGGGAGTACATGCTGCCGCTGCTGGACGAGCTGACGCACGACGACGACCCGTTTCTGCTGCTGGAGTCGACGGCCGGGCAGGGTTCCTCGCTGTGCTCGCTCGCGGAGGACTTCGGTCCGTACTTCGATGCGCTGCGCCACCATCCGAAGCTGGGGATCTGTCTGGACACCTGCCACGTCTTCGCGGCCGGTCACGACCTGGCGGAGCCGGGCGGGACGAAGGTGACGCTGGATCTGCTGGTGGACACCGTGGGCGAGGGCCGGCTGAAGCTGGTCCACGCGAACGACTCCAAGGAGGGGGTGGGCGCGCACAAGGACCGGCACGCGAACATCGGCCAGGGCCACATCGGCCGGGACGCCTTCGCCGAGCTGTGCACGCACCCCGCGATGGACGGCGTACCCCTGATCATCGAAACGCCCGGAGGCAAGGAAGGGCATGCGGCGGATGTGGCGCTGCTGAAGGAGCTGCGCGGCGCCCAGTGA
- the pknB gene encoding Stk1 family PASTA domain-containing Ser/Thr kinase encodes MDTTLEDPLVGRVLDGRYRIDARIAAGGMATVYRAVDTRLDRILALKVMHPALASDAGFVERFIREAKSVARLAHPNVVAVFDQGTDGPYVYLAMEYVSGCTLRDVLRERGALQPRAALDILEPVLAALGAAHRAGFVHRDMKPENVLIGDDGRVKVADFGLVRSVDSVTNTTGSVLGTVSYLAPEQIENGVADTRVDVYACGVVLYEMLTGSKPHVGATPAQVLYQHLHEDVPPPSASVPGLPAGLDGLVACATARTPDLRPYDAAALLGLTREARAGLSDVELDAVPPQARAVDRSSAEDRTGVIPRPVAAEPVNLTSRFEAPPLDPPAPSGRRSAVGGRPRRGVLLAVVGVLLALGIGTGVWYISSGQFTKVPNLLGKTEEQARAQLSEAGLGVKGVDRKFSDAFERGTVMNTDPAGGQRIRGNGAVTITISRGPEVVSVPNLRGRPLEEAKEELTRTGLAPGIVTQAFSQDVAQGSVISTNPAGGEKRAPDTAVSIVVSKGRPVPVPGVTGLPFEQAKATLEGLGLKVATAPEQVNAPSDPGTVANQSIGAGTQAAAGDTVTLTVSKGPRQLPVPNVIGQDVDTARKTLEDAGFKVKVDRPLLSFSRTVDAQSVLPGQTAAEGLTITIRIKGL; translated from the coding sequence GTGGATACGACCCTGGAAGACCCTCTCGTCGGGCGCGTGCTCGACGGCCGCTACCGCATCGACGCCCGCATCGCGGCCGGCGGCATGGCCACGGTCTACCGGGCCGTCGACACCCGGCTGGACCGGATCCTCGCCCTGAAGGTGATGCATCCGGCCCTCGCCTCCGACGCCGGCTTCGTCGAGCGGTTCATCCGCGAGGCCAAGTCCGTGGCGCGGCTCGCGCACCCCAACGTGGTCGCCGTGTTCGACCAGGGCACGGACGGACCCTACGTCTACTTGGCGATGGAGTACGTCTCCGGCTGCACCCTGCGCGACGTGCTGCGCGAGCGCGGTGCGCTCCAGCCGCGGGCGGCCCTCGACATCCTCGAACCGGTCCTGGCCGCCCTCGGCGCCGCCCACCGGGCCGGGTTCGTGCACCGCGACATGAAGCCCGAGAACGTCCTGATCGGCGACGACGGCAGGGTCAAGGTCGCGGACTTCGGGCTGGTCCGGTCGGTGGACTCGGTGACCAACACCACCGGCTCGGTGCTCGGCACCGTCTCCTACCTGGCACCCGAGCAGATCGAGAACGGCGTCGCCGACACCCGCGTGGACGTCTACGCCTGCGGTGTCGTGCTCTACGAGATGCTCACCGGCTCCAAGCCCCACGTCGGCGCCACCCCCGCGCAGGTGCTCTACCAGCACCTGCACGAGGACGTCCCGCCGCCGTCCGCCTCGGTGCCCGGCCTGCCCGCGGGCCTCGACGGGCTCGTGGCCTGCGCCACCGCCCGCACCCCCGACCTGCGCCCCTACGACGCCGCCGCCCTGCTCGGCCTCACCCGCGAGGCCCGCGCCGGACTCAGCGACGTCGAGCTGGACGCCGTACCGCCGCAGGCGCGCGCCGTGGACCGGTCGTCCGCCGAGGACCGCACCGGTGTCATCCCGCGCCCGGTGGCGGCGGAGCCCGTGAACCTCACCTCCCGCTTCGAGGCGCCCCCACTGGACCCGCCCGCTCCGTCCGGGCGCCGGTCGGCGGTCGGCGGCCGGCCGCGCCGCGGCGTGCTGCTGGCGGTCGTCGGCGTGCTGCTGGCCCTCGGCATCGGCACGGGCGTCTGGTACATCAGCTCGGGCCAGTTCACCAAGGTCCCCAACCTGCTCGGCAAGACCGAGGAGCAGGCCCGCGCCCAGCTCTCCGAGGCCGGTCTCGGGGTGAAGGGGGTCGACCGGAAGTTCAGCGACGCCTTCGAGCGCGGGACGGTGATGAACACCGACCCCGCGGGCGGGCAGCGGATCCGCGGCAACGGCGCGGTGACCATCACGATCTCCCGCGGTCCCGAGGTCGTGTCCGTGCCCAACCTCCGGGGCAGGCCGCTGGAGGAGGCCAAGGAGGAGCTGACCAGGACCGGGCTGGCCCCCGGAATCGTCACGCAGGCCTTCAGCCAGGACGTCGCCCAGGGCTCGGTGATCAGCACCAATCCGGCGGGCGGCGAGAAGCGTGCGCCCGACACGGCGGTCTCGATCGTCGTCAGCAAGGGCCGGCCGGTGCCGGTGCCCGGCGTGACGGGGCTGCCCTTCGAGCAGGCGAAGGCCACCCTGGAGGGTCTGGGCCTCAAGGTCGCCACGGCTCCCGAGCAGGTGAACGCGCCCTCGGATCCGGGGACGGTGGCCAACCAGTCGATCGGCGCCGGCACCCAGGCGGCGGCCGGGGACACGGTCACGCTGACGGTGTCCAAGGGACCGCGCCAGCTGCCGGTCCCGAACGTGATCGGCCAGGACGTGGACACGGCCCGCAAGACCTTGGAGGACGCGGGCTTCAAGGTGAAGGTGGACCGGCCGCTGCTCTCCTTCAGCAGGACGGTGGACGCCCAGTCGGTGCTCCCCGGGCAGACCGCGGCCGAGGGCCTGACGATCACCATCCGGATCAAGGGGCTGTAG
- a CDS encoding thiazole synthase, whose product MADDLFALGDRTFSSRLIMGTGGAPSLDVLERALAASGTELTTVAMRRLDPTVQGSVLSVLAGLGISVLPNTAGCFTAGEAVLTARLAREALGTDWIKLEVVADERTLLPDGVELLDAAEILVDEGFTVLPYTNDDPVLARRLEDVGCAAIMPLGAPIGSGMGIRNPHNFELITERAGVPVILDAGAGTASDAALAMELGCAAVMLASAVTRAQEPVLMASAMRDAVSAGRLAFRAGRIPQRRFAEASSPREGRAALDPERPAF is encoded by the coding sequence ATGGCCGACGACCTGTTCGCACTGGGCGACCGGACCTTCTCCTCCCGCCTCATCATGGGCACGGGCGGCGCCCCCAGCCTGGACGTGCTGGAGCGCGCCCTGGCCGCGTCCGGCACCGAACTCACCACCGTGGCCATGCGCCGCCTGGACCCGACGGTGCAGGGTTCCGTCCTCTCCGTCCTGGCCGGCCTCGGCATCTCGGTCCTGCCCAACACCGCCGGCTGCTTCACCGCGGGCGAGGCCGTCCTCACGGCCCGCCTCGCGCGGGAGGCCCTGGGCACCGACTGGATCAAGCTCGAAGTGGTCGCCGACGAGCGGACCCTCCTGCCCGACGGCGTCGAGCTGCTGGACGCCGCCGAGATCCTGGTGGACGAGGGCTTCACCGTCCTGCCGTACACCAACGACGATCCCGTGCTGGCGCGCAGGCTGGAGGACGTGGGCTGCGCGGCGATCATGCCGCTCGGCGCTCCCATCGGCTCCGGCATGGGCATCCGCAACCCGCACAACTTCGAACTCATCACGGAGCGGGCGGGCGTACCGGTGATCCTGGACGCGGGCGCGGGCACTGCCTCCGACGCGGCCCTGGCGATGGAACTGGGCTGCGCGGCGGTGATGCTGGCCTCCGCCGTGACCCGGGCGCAGGAACCGGTCCTGATGGCATCCGCCATGCGGGACGCCGTCTCGGCCGGCCGCCTGGCCTTCCGGGCGGGCCGCATCCCCCAGCGCCGCTTCGCCGAAGCCTCCTCCCCCAGGGAGGGCCGCGCGGCGCTGGACCCGGAGCGGCCCGCGTTCTGA
- the thiS gene encoding sulfur carrier protein ThiS: MTISVNGEPREVAAGTTLDTVVATLTAAPSGVAAALNETVVPRGQWPATRVGDGDRVEILTAVQGG, from the coding sequence ATGACCATCTCCGTCAACGGCGAGCCGCGCGAGGTCGCGGCCGGCACCACGCTCGACACCGTCGTCGCGACCCTGACCGCCGCTCCCTCCGGGGTGGCGGCCGCACTCAACGAGACCGTGGTCCCGCGCGGACAGTGGCCGGCCACCCGCGTGGGCGACGGCGACCGCGTGGAGATCCTCACCGCGGTCCAGGGAGGCTGA
- the thiO gene encoding glycine oxidase ThiO: MHSSRTGSDRGSDVLVVGGGIIGLVTAWRAAERGLSTVLADPAPGGGAARVAAGMLAPVTELHYGEEALLGLGLASAERYPRFAAELAEASGGMDIGYRACGTLAVALDADDRLHLRELHALQQRCGLESAWLTGRECRRLEPMLAPGVRGGLRVDGDHQVDPRRLAAALLAACEGAGVTVHRAAAEQLLTTADRATGVLLDDGTELRADQVVLAAGSLSGRLAGVPAEVLPPVRPVKGQVLRLSVPPVYAPFLSRTVRAVVRGSHVYLVPRENGELVIGATSEELGWDTTVTAGGVYELLRDAHELVPGITELPLTETRAGLRPGSPDNAPLLGPTDLPGLHLATGHYRNGVLLTPLTGEVMAELLVSGELPGIARPFTPRRFSAARQESYA; this comes from the coding sequence ATGCACTCATCTCGAACGGGATCCGACCGCGGATCGGACGTCCTCGTCGTCGGAGGCGGGATCATCGGCCTGGTCACCGCCTGGCGGGCCGCGGAGCGCGGACTGAGCACCGTACTGGCCGACCCGGCACCCGGCGGCGGCGCCGCCCGGGTCGCGGCCGGCATGCTCGCCCCCGTCACCGAACTCCACTACGGCGAGGAGGCCCTCCTCGGCCTCGGCCTCGCCTCCGCCGAACGCTATCCGCGGTTCGCCGCCGAGCTCGCGGAAGCGAGCGGCGGCATGGACATCGGCTACCGCGCCTGCGGCACCCTCGCGGTCGCTCTCGACGCCGACGACCGCCTCCACCTGCGCGAACTGCACGCCCTCCAGCAACGCTGCGGCCTGGAGTCCGCCTGGCTCACCGGCCGCGAGTGCCGCCGTCTGGAGCCCATGCTCGCCCCGGGGGTTCGCGGCGGCCTACGCGTCGACGGCGACCACCAGGTCGATCCGCGGCGGCTCGCGGCCGCCCTGCTGGCCGCCTGCGAAGGCGCCGGGGTGACCGTCCACCGGGCGGCCGCCGAGCAGCTGCTCACCACCGCGGACCGGGCGACCGGCGTGCTCCTCGACGACGGCACGGAGCTGCGGGCCGACCAGGTGGTCCTGGCCGCGGGCTCGCTCAGCGGCAGGCTGGCGGGGGTTCCCGCCGAGGTGCTGCCGCCCGTGCGGCCCGTCAAGGGCCAGGTGCTGCGGCTCTCCGTACCGCCCGTGTACGCGCCGTTCCTCTCCCGCACCGTACGGGCGGTCGTGCGCGGCAGCCACGTCTACCTCGTGCCCCGCGAGAACGGCGAACTCGTCATCGGTGCCACCAGCGAGGAGCTCGGCTGGGACACCACCGTCACCGCGGGCGGGGTCTACGAACTCCTGCGCGACGCCCACGAGCTGGTACCCGGCATCACCGAACTCCCGCTGACCGAGACCCGTGCCGGACTGCGCCCCGGATCACCCGACAACGCCCCGTTGCTGGGCCCCACCGACCTGCCCGGCCTACACCTGGCCACCGGGCACTACCGCAACGGGGTGCTGCTGACCCCGCTCACCGGCGAGGTGATGGCCGAGCTGCTGGTCAGCGGCGAACTGCCCGGGATCGCACGCCCCTTCACCCCCCGCCGCTTCTCCGCCGCACGTCAGGAGTCGTACGCATGA
- a CDS encoding NAD(P)/FAD-dependent oxidoreductase, translated as MSEQTEHNQRGVVIVGAGMAGVQTAVALREQGFAGPVTLLGAEPHQPYDRPPLSKAVLLGKAEDSAFDVDFEGLGIDLRLGTEVTGLRAADRELDTEAGPVPYGTLVLAVGAQPLTLPGAEGVPGVHLLRTLDDAARLRPVLAAASRVVVVGAGWIGAEFATAAREAGCAVTVVEAADRVLAGALPAEVAEPMARWYGEAGAELITGAKVAGVEEGRVLLADGRTLPADAVVVGIGARPATDWLSGSGVERGADGSVTADAHLLTSLPGVYAVGDCASFPSGRYGARLLVHHWDNALQGPRAVAANILAGEPTAVYDPVPYFWSEQFGRFVQYAGHHGGAGAPVWRGDPAGETWSVCWLRDGALVAVLAVGRPRDLAQGRKLIETGAAVDPAGVADPGTPLKSATL; from the coding sequence GTGAGCGAGCAGACGGAACACAATCAGCGCGGCGTCGTGATCGTCGGCGCCGGAATGGCCGGGGTGCAGACCGCTGTCGCCCTGCGTGAGCAGGGCTTCGCGGGCCCCGTGACCCTGCTGGGAGCCGAGCCCCACCAGCCCTACGACCGGCCCCCGCTGTCCAAGGCGGTGCTGCTCGGCAAGGCCGAGGACTCCGCGTTCGACGTGGACTTCGAAGGCCTGGGCATCGACCTCCGGCTCGGCACGGAGGTCACCGGCCTGCGGGCCGCGGACCGCGAACTGGACACCGAGGCGGGACCGGTCCCGTACGGGACCCTCGTCCTGGCGGTCGGCGCGCAGCCGCTGACCCTGCCCGGCGCCGAGGGCGTCCCGGGCGTCCACCTGCTGCGCACGCTGGACGACGCGGCGCGGCTGCGCCCGGTGCTGGCCGCCGCGTCCCGGGTCGTGGTGGTCGGCGCGGGCTGGATCGGGGCGGAGTTCGCCACCGCGGCCCGGGAGGCCGGCTGCGCGGTGACGGTCGTGGAGGCGGCGGACCGGGTGCTGGCGGGCGCCCTGCCCGCCGAGGTGGCCGAACCGATGGCGCGCTGGTACGGCGAGGCCGGCGCCGAGCTGATCACCGGAGCGAAGGTGGCCGGCGTCGAGGAGGGGCGCGTCCTCCTGGCGGACGGGCGCACCCTGCCCGCCGACGCGGTCGTCGTGGGCATCGGCGCGCGGCCCGCCACCGATTGGCTGTCCGGGTCCGGCGTGGAGCGCGGCGCCGACGGCTCGGTCACCGCCGACGCACACCTGCTGACCTCCCTGCCGGGGGTGTACGCGGTCGGCGACTGCGCCTCCTTCCCGTCCGGTCGCTACGGGGCGCGGCTGCTCGTGCACCACTGGGACAACGCGCTCCAGGGGCCGCGGGCGGTCGCGGCCAACATCCTGGCCGGGGAGCCCACCGCGGTCTACGACCCGGTTCCGTACTTCTGGTCCGAGCAGTTCGGGCGCTTCGTGCAGTACGCGGGCCACCACGGCGGGGCCGGGGCCCCGGTGTGGCGCGGCGACCCGGCCGGGGAGACCTGGTCGGTGTGCTGGCTGCGCGACGGCGCCCTGGTCGCGGTCCTCGCGGTCGGCCGCCCCCGGGACCTGGCCCAGGGCCGCAAGCTGATCGAGACGGGCGCCGCCGTGGACCCGGCCGGGGTCGCGGACCCGGGCACCCCGCTGAAATCGGCCACCCTCTAG
- a CDS encoding Rv2175c family DNA-binding protein: MTEIDAKIDSLVPDWLYLPDIAEMLHVEVTRVRQMVKEGQLIAVRRGENRALQVPAPFIDGDKVVKGLVGLLTVLRDDGFSDEEMLEWLFTADPTLPGTPAQALSENRGTEVKRRAQALAL; this comes from the coding sequence GTGACCGAGATTGACGCAAAGATCGATTCCCTCGTCCCCGACTGGCTGTACCTCCCCGACATCGCGGAGATGCTCCACGTCGAGGTGACGCGGGTCCGCCAGATGGTCAAGGAAGGGCAGCTCATCGCCGTCCGCCGGGGCGAGAACCGGGCCCTGCAGGTTCCAGCCCCCTTCATCGACGGAGACAAGGTGGTCAAGGGCCTGGTCGGCCTGCTGACCGTCCTGCGCGACGACGGCTTCTCCGACGAGGAGATGCTGGAATGGCTCTTCACTGCCGACCCGACCCTGCCCGGCACGCCCGCCCAGGCGCTGAGCGAGAATCGCGGCACGGAGGTGAAGCGCCGCGCTCAGGCGCTCGCCCTCTGA
- the thiE gene encoding thiamine phosphate synthase, with product MQLSDARLYLCTDARKRQGDLPEFLDAVLAGGVDIVQLRDKGMEAGEELDHLQVFAEAARRHGKLLAVNDRADVAHAIGSDVLHLGQGDIPVPAARAILGGQVLIGRSCHAEDEVAAAAAEPGVDYFCTGPCWPTPTKPGRHAPGLDLVRYAASLEQDRPWFAIGGIDAANLDQVLDAGATRIVVVRALTEAADPAAAAADLARRVRARLG from the coding sequence ATGCAGCTGTCCGACGCCCGGCTCTACCTGTGCACGGACGCCCGCAAGCGCCAGGGTGACCTCCCCGAGTTCCTCGACGCCGTCCTGGCCGGGGGTGTGGACATCGTCCAGCTCCGCGACAAGGGCATGGAGGCGGGCGAGGAGCTCGACCACCTCCAGGTGTTCGCCGAGGCGGCGCGCCGCCACGGCAAGCTCCTCGCCGTGAACGACCGTGCCGACGTGGCCCACGCCATCGGCTCCGACGTCCTGCACCTCGGGCAGGGCGACATCCCCGTCCCCGCGGCCCGCGCCATCCTCGGCGGGCAGGTGCTCATCGGCCGCTCCTGCCACGCGGAGGACGAGGTCGCGGCGGCCGCCGCCGAGCCGGGCGTGGACTACTTCTGCACCGGGCCCTGCTGGCCCACGCCCACCAAGCCCGGACGTCACGCTCCCGGCCTGGACCTGGTCCGCTACGCGGCCTCGCTGGAGCAGGACCGGCCCTGGTTCGCCATCGGCGGCATCGACGCCGCCAACCTGGACCAGGTGCTGGACGCCGGCGCCACCCGCATCGTGGTCGTCCGCGCGCTCACCGAGGCCGCCGACCCCGCTGCTGCCGCCGCCGACCTCGCCCGGCGGGTCCGGGCCCGCCTCGGCTGA